Within Alkaliphilus flagellatus, the genomic segment TCCCAAAATAGCACTATGTAGGAATAGTAATAGAGTCATAAATGTAATTACTCCTGGAATGAAAAATGGATTCAAAGTATTCATATAGTAATTTATAATGTCTTTTTTTCCACATCTATTCTTTTAGATTGTTCATAATTCATTGATGAAATTTCTTTTCTAAGTGATACCAACAAATTCTCTAATTTGCTCTTATTATTACTATAGTAATAATCTTCACATTTTTAAATATTTCCCTCGATAAAAAAGAATAAGAAGCACTAATAGTTTGCTGTAAAGAATACTGTGACTCTTTTTTCTCGTTTTCTAAATATCTTAAAATCTTCACTTCTAAATCTCCATATACTTTAAGTACTTGTTCTATTCTTGCTATTTCAAAATCCCTATCCTTCAAATATGTAATTCTTACTTCTTTAAATAACCATAGTAAAATTAGTATCATTACAATTATTCAAATCGTACTATTACCCGAAATAATTAATTCAATAATTTCTAATATGTCTAAATCTGTACTCATACTTCCCACCTACTCACTTGGTTGCATTGTCTGCAACACTTTGTAATAAATATTTTATATTATAAACTTAATTAAATTCTATAAGTCAATTTTTCAATAATTTAAATCTTACCTATAACATAGAAGTTATCTATTAAAATCTATCATCATTATGTCATTTAACTCATCCCTTAAAGACTTTATAATATATCTTTCTTTGTTAATTATGGTTTCAAAAGGCGGGTATACCATATAGTAGAAACCTGTTAAGTATACAATAATAAAGATTATAAGAATAGAATACTCTATAACATATATAAAATTAACTTTCTCTACAGCTAATCCTAAGACAAAAGCTATAACTGGTAATATAGCATGTGTGAAAACCTTAACTAAAGGCTCAAACAATTTATTAGACAATTCTTTTTTATTAAGTTCCTCATTACAAGCATTAATAAGAATCTCTATTTTTTCTACTGAATATAAATTAAACTCATTTTTTAAAGTATTTCTTAAACTATCAAGTTTTTTATTATACTCCACCAAATTATTTGAATAATTTGCAATACTTTCTTTTGTAACATTCTTAAAAACTATTATACCTATGCATATTAATATTGCCCATGTAACAATATAAACCATCGTGATATCATGAAATATCAACATTATACCTAAAGCTGCTATACCTATAATTATAGTGATAATAAATAAATTTATTTCTTTCTTTGTCAAGTCTCTAAGTGTTCTTCTTTGCATATCATAAATCTTCGCTTTATAAGCATCTAACAAATAATAAATCATAAATAAAACCTCCTTAAATCTCTAATAATATCAAACTTCTATTTACCTAAAATTTTATTTCTACTACCAGTTTGCCTATACATAATATTTGATTATATTCAAGAAACGGTCTTTGATAATATTCTGCACTAGTCATGAAATATATGTCAAATTTATTAAATTATTTATATTATACACAATGTTTAGCTAATACTTTGTCGAGTTATGTCATTTTAGAAAATAAAAATGCCGAATATACTCGATTATAAAATTTGTACAAGTTTTGTATTAAATAACATCATATCTGATCCTAATAGCTAATCACTCCTTAGTATATAATCCCATTATGTCTAAGCTCATTATCTATATCTAAACTCACCTCATGAATCGAATTATAAATACAAGTTTTTAAGTACACTACTGTATTTCTTATTTCTTTTTCACTACTAGCTTTCTTAAATTTAGCTATAGCATGGTCTATAACTAAAAAATTAAGCTTCTCCATATCCTCTTTAATCATATTAGCAGGAACCATATTGTCTCTTATCTTTACTATTTTTTTATTTTCAATATCTAAAAATAATAATTTTATAGCATGAATAACTGCATCTCTATAGACTTCATCAATAAGATTAACTTCACATTTCTCTAATATTGTGTTGAAATTCTCCAATTGTTTTTTAGATTTATCCTGTCTGTCAATTCTATTATTAAGTCTATTAATAGTATTAATTTCAAAATTATCATCACCGTTATAATTATCTATAGACAGACTGATAGACTTAGATATATTAATATCTTTAGATCTATTAAAAACATTAGAATTATTAGGTATACTATCAACACTAGAATTCATGCTGTCTGTAGGTAGATTTAGTTGTCCTAATTCGGGATAAATGGTTATCCCGTTTTGGGATGACGGGTTATCCCTTTTCGGGACAGCTACTTGTCCTGTTTTGTGTTGTCCCTTTCTGTGATAACTCCCTGCAGTATATACTCCATTATTAGATTTATTATTTCTAACACCTAAATCTTTTGATTTTAATTTATCTTCACTTTCCTCTTTATTAATTTCTTCTGCAACGATATCTTCTGCTTTTTCTATTTCTTCCGTGTCTTCTGCTGTCATCTCTACTTCTTCCAGGTCTTTATCTTTGCCGTTATTATTTCTGCCTTCCCAATCTCTGATCTTCTTTAAAGGTTCAAAAGGAGCAGTATCATTCAGAATATAAATATTTCGATTATGATTACCTTTATCTATATCAATAAGCCCACATTCATAAGCTAGTTTTAATAATCTATAGAATCTATTTCTAGAGACATTAAATGCTTTAAAAAGAGCTTCATTGTTTGCAAATATTAAACTATTTTCTGCTTTTCCTTCATAATTTCTTCTATCTATATATTGATTAAAAGTTACATAAAAACTAACTAGGTCAAAATCATACTCCCTTAAATTATCAAGTACAAGATAAGTATCGCTAAATGTTAATTGCTCTCGAGTTCTCTTGCCACTACGTTTTAATTCATTCATTTCTATTCCCCCACTTTTCAAATATTATTTTAAAAATTAGAAAAAAGAAAAAACACCCTTTCGAGTGTTTTGTATTTTGATATTTCATATTTAAGCTTTAAGGCTTCAAATTTTAAGGTCTAAACATCCAAAATGGACTGCCGTTTACTCCACCATTTTTACTACTTTCATTCATAATAATAGAGATATCCCACTCCTTATTACTTCTTTCAACACTAGCTGAATCATGTACTAATATCTTTCCATCTTCTGTAACACCTCTTAAAACTATAAAGTGACCTCCATTAGTAAAATGTCCTCTACCCATGGCCGCTATTACTGGATATCCATCACTAAGAGCTTTAACTATAGAGTTAGGATCTTGTCTACTAATAGCCTCAACATTAAGTCCATAGTTTTTACCACCAGCTGTCATTAAAGACCAATAACTCCCTGCCCCTTCGGCCCTATGTCCATTTATGTAGCTCCAATTAGCAACTATATCTGGTGTCACTTTATTTCCTGTTAAACCAGATACAACCATTGCCAATGAAGTTGGACCGCAGCCTGCACTTAATATTGTACTGCTTCCATAAGGAAGATTACCCCATCTCTTATCAGTTTGATTATAATAAGGAATATTAGCATAGCCTTCAGGGTATTCTTGCAGCTTTTCAAAATCTATAATTGTGTTGTCATAAATATTTAAGCTATTTTCTACATCCATAGATGAGATCGTATTAAAGATATTAGTAGCAATAAAAATGTCCTCTTCGGTAGTTATATCTACATCAAAAAGGACATCTTCAAGGTTTCTAGTATTTACTGTTATAGTTGCTATTTTAAGAGTTACTGTTCTAGTCTTTGTGACTATTTTGGAGCTTCCATTATTATCAGTTACAACTTCATCATATTCCTCTTCAAATTCTTCTTCCGATATATTAACATCCTTATCAATAAATTTTAACGCTATTTCCTTTGCTTTATCAGGACTCATATTGGTAAAATCCTGGTTTAATAATACTGAATCTATAGCAATTAAAGCTTGCCAGGTTAAATCATAGTTATAATTAACAATAATCTCATCACAATCACTATTCTCTACTTTAACTTCTTCTATCCAGTCCTGGTTAAGCTTATCTACAATAAATATAGTATCTTGATATACAGCTACTTTTGCTATATCCTCTGATAAGTCTAGATTTTCTGTTGGACTGCTAAATAATATGTTTATTAATATAGAAGGAAAACTAGCAAGTGCAAGGAGTAATACTAAAATTATAGAAAGAATAGCTGTTAATGTTATAAATATTTTATTTCTAACCTCTTCATCAAAAACAGCTTGGGTTAATATCTTTTTAATTACTGCAATAGCTGTAGCACTAATATTAAACACCACCTCTTAGTTAAACTTACTATCTATTTATTTTAGTTGTTCATTTCAGTTACTTATTTTCGACTATATATTGATTTAAAAGTTGCATAAATATATTAGAATTTTTCATATCAAACAACTCTATTGAATCATCAGTAAAATATATCTTATTTTTCTGACTCTTTAATAATTTTCTAATGCTATTTTTCTCTTTTTCAGAACTAGAGCTTAATATGACATTCAAATCTTCTCCAGCTCCCCTTAAAATATTTGCTAGATCCTCAAACTCAGATTGCTTTGCAGCACCACAAAGAATTTTAATATCAGCAACATCAGAAGAATTAAAAGCCTTTAACTTTTTCTCCTTCAATAACCCTATGTCAATTATGTTAAAATTACAGTCTAATGGTATATTGCCATTGTAGTAATACTCTACATATTTATAAGAAGAATCCTTAAAACCATAATAAGAAGCTATCCTACTAAGATATCCACTTTCATTTGCTTCTGTATAAGACACCTTTGCTCCTATATCAGCTAGAAATGTAGCTAAATTAATCGCAGTTTTAGTCGCTGAAAATTTACTTTTAACTCCTGCAACAAAAATTTTAGTATTATCATTAGTAAAAGAATATTTTAAATTAAGTCTCTTAACATATTTAATAACTTGTTCATTAAATTTTTCTTCATAGTCTAAACACATTCTAATATCTTCCTGAATCTTCTCTATATCTGTTGAAGTTATAACATTATAAACTTTAGCTTCATTTACAATTCTGCTTAATAAAGCATTTTCTATATTTTTAGCTATAATGATAAGCCTAGGATTATATATTGTCCTAAAAGCTTCCATTGCCTCTATAACATCGTCATCACTATCCTTTAGACAATCTAAATCTACCACTACATAGGAGTAATGATCTAAACTTTTCATATCGTGAATTATAAATTTTTTTAAATAAAATTCACCTGAAAGTTTTTTAATTATCATATTTTTCTTGTCTTGTAGAAAATCTAAAATCCCTATATTTTCATTACTGGTTAGAAAAAGTAACACTAAAACACCTCCTATTTTTTAATAAAAAACATTACAAGAGCAAATATAAAAGCGATTAACCATAAAATCATCTCAATAAATTTAATAGTTCCATTTTTATTATCCATAACATATCCCTCTACTTTCTTTAATTTTCCTATATTAAATCATCTAAGCTTTTCTATTAAGTCAAGGTAAATAAATATATTAAAATGCACTATATTTTTTCTTCTAAGAATTCTTGCTAAAAAACAAGGCTCTAGAATCAATTTTAAGGCCCTTAAAAACACTTTAGATATATGTAGTACCTTCAACATATCAATATATCCTCGATTTTAAGAGCCCTAATAAATAATAAATATTAAATATATATTTAATGGATATTGAAAAAGAAGATTAAAGCAAATACACTCTAATCTTCTTTATAATAAAATTAATTTGATTCTCTTGATTGTCTGTTATAATATTTTAAATCATCAGCTATATCATTATTTAACTTCTCTAGCTTTAAATTTTCTATTTTTAATATTTCTCTAGCCTTTTTTAAAGCATTGTTTTTAACCTGTACTTCCTTCCACTCTTTAATACTAATTACTGTACTATCTTCTTCCTTATAAAAATTGCGAAAATTATTTACTATAAAAAATCCTCCAAGTAAAAGTAGTATAAATGTATATCCAAATAATAATAAAATTACTTCCTGTAGTATTTTTTGCATATTCTATATTGCTCCTTCCTGCTTTATTCTCTCAAATAAGATTTCTTCCAACTCATGATTTTTGTTTTCTAAATCTTGCTTTTTCTCTTCCAGCTTATCGATCTCTTCCTCCAAAGCTTTATTTTCATCATAAATATTTCTCAGAACACTACTTTCTACCTTGATGGTTCTTTCAAGAATATGAAAAATCTTACCTATATAGTTTTCTGTTAATTTTATTAGGAATAATGCTCCACCAGCTCCAAGAAAAAAGTAAATCCATATAAAAACAATCTTTTTCCAATCCATATTAATCATCCCTCCATTTATTAAAACTCTAATTCTTCTATACTTTCATCTATGCTTGCAGCAAATTCTTCGGCTCTTTCGGTAACCTCTTCAGCCTTCATTTCACCTATTTCAGAAATAGAATAAGCACCTTTATCATTTTTAAGTACATATCCACATTTAAAGTTATTTTCTAAACGATTTTTTAGATAAACAAACTGTTTTTCAACATCCTCTGGCTTACTATACTCTTCTTCTAATTGGCTATAAAGATTACCTAGAGTTAAAAGTCCATTGGCGGCTTCAATATGGCCAAATACTACATTCGCATCATAAGGAGTAAATTCAAACTTCTTATCAATTTCTTTAGCTGCTTTTGCACCTTTAACAGTAATGCTATACTTTCCATTTCGCTCTTCCATATATCCTCTATTAATTAACTTTCTTATTCTGCCTTGAAAAATATTTGATTGCTTAACAGCTTCCTTTTCATTTTTATAACGCTGCTTAAGAAGTTTTTCAATCTGTTCCTTTGAAGGACTTCTTTTAACTATAGGAAGAATTACATTAGCATCATATCTAGAGAAACTAAAATCCTCCTCCTCATTTTTATTTTCAATATCCCCTCTCTTCTTTTCATCCACGTCCTCCTGATCTGACTTAGATTCTTGTTTAGATTTAGATTTTTTCTCTAGTCTAGGTTCTTCATTTGATTTTGATTTCGATTTCTCTTCAGCTCTAGATGCCTGTTTGTTTTCTAGCTCTTTCTTACTTTCATCTCTCTTATTTACATTAAGTTGATTAACTATAGGATTTTGCTTTTCCTGTTTTACTCTCATTTTTTCCATCTGCTCAACACTTAGATTATCTTTTGCATAGGTAGAAACATCTAAGCCTCTTTCTAAACCTATCCTTATTTCTCTCATCTGTTTCCAATCAAATTCAGACTTGTTATAAAAGGACACATCAATTCCTTTTTCAAGACCTAGTCTAACCTCTTCCATCTGCTCGATATTTAAATCAGGTTTTGTAAATGTACTTACATCTAATCCTCTATCTAAACCCAGCTTTATCTCTCTCATTTGCCTCCAATCAAATTCAGGCTTACTATAAAAAGATACATCTAAGTTCTTTTCCTGCCCTAACCTGATCTCTTCCATCTGTTCAACATTAAATTCTTCCTTAGCATACACAGAAACATCTAAACCTTTTTCTAAACCTAATCTAATCTCCCTCATCTGTTTCCAATCAAAATTACGATTCTTATAGAA encodes:
- a CDS encoding C39 family peptidase; this translates as MFNISATAIAVIKKILTQAVFDEEVRNKIFITLTAILSIILVLLLALASFPSILINILFSSPTENLDLSEDIAKVAVYQDTIFIVDKLNQDWIEEVKVENSDCDEIIVNYNYDLTWQALIAIDSVLLNQDFTNMSPDKAKEIALKFIDKDVNISEEEFEEEYDEVVTDNNGSSKIVTKTRTVTLKIATITVNTRNLEDVLFDVDITTEEDIFIATNIFNTISSMDVENSLNIYDNTIIDFEKLQEYPEGYANIPYYNQTDKRWGNLPYGSSTILSAGCGPTSLAMVVSGLTGNKVTPDIVANWSYINGHRAEGAGSYWSLMTAGGKNYGLNVEAISRQDPNSIVKALSDGYPVIAAMGRGHFTNGGHFIVLRGVTEDGKILVHDSASVERSNKEWDISIIMNESSKNGGVNGSPFWMFRP